One Streptosporangium becharense genomic window, GGAAGGGCCCACCGGGCGGGGAAGGTTCAGCGACTCGGGAAGGCCCACCGGGCGGGGGAGGTCCAGCGGGGCCCGATCCTGCTTCCGCTCGCGCTCGGATTCGCGCTCACGCTCGGCGAGGGCGTCCAGTTGGTCGGTCTGCAGTGGCCAGCCGGGCAGGGGGAGCGCGGAGGGCGGAGCGTCGAGCGCGGTCGCGGGAGACGGCGCGGCAGCCTCATCACGCGGCGGGGCGATCTCATCACGCGGCGGGGCGGTCTCGCCGTCCGGCGGAGCGGAGCCGTCGCGCGACGAAGCGGCCTCACCGGGTGGCGAAGCGGCCTCACCGGGTGGCGAAGCGGCCCTGTCGGGTGGCGAAGCGGCCTCGCCGGGTGGCGAAGCGACCTTGTCGCGTGGGGCCGCGGCGACCAGCCTGTCGGTGTGGGGGCGGATGGCCCGCGTCCGCGGGGAGGGCGGGTGGAGCAGGTCGTCGTGCGGCGCGAAGTCGTCGAGCACGTCCCCGGGGACCGGAGCGGACATCGGCCTCTCCCCGCGCGGCCGGGGACGCTGGGGCCTGCGACGGCGTGGCCGGACAGCCGCCTCGTCGAGGGCGTCGAGCATCGGGCCGCGGAGCTTGGGCATCGGCTCGGTGCTGGCCTCGTGGGCGGAGACCTCGTCCGGGTTCGGCGGCGCGAAGGGGTCGGGGAAGCGGTCCTCCGTCGCGGGCTCCGGGAACGCGGCCGTTTCCGGGAACGCGGCCGGACTCTCTGACGCGGCGCCGCCGGCACCCGGCGCCGGCGACGCGGTCGCGTCCCGCGGTGCGGTGCCGCCGGTGTCGGGGACCGGCCACGCGGGGGTCGTCGGCCACAGCTGCTTGACCCGCGGCGAGGGGGAGCGCCGGGCGGTGATGACCGGTGCCGCCTGGGGCCCCAGCACGACGGCGCGCAGGCCCGCGGGCGGGGTGGCCCAGGGGGCGAGGTTGAGCACGTCGCGGACCGGCGCGACGGTCAGGGCGCCGAACACCTCTCTCAGCGGGTCGGGGATCCGCGTCGCCGCCAGGGCGGTGGTCAGCGACCGGGCGAAGCCCCGGCAGGCGCTCACCGTGAGCTCGTCGGCGGTGTCGGCGGCCACGTCGAGCACCCAGGACAGCTCGGCCGTGTCCAGTTCGCGCACGCCCGACAGGTAGAGCACCTCGCGCTGGTGCGGACGCATCTCGCGCAGGACACGGTCGACGAAGGCGACCGCCGGGTCCAGGTCCGTCCGGGGAGGGCAGTAGACGATGTCGCGCAGGTAGATCTCGCGGCGGGCGAGCGCGTACAGCGCTGCGCGCGGCGGCTCGACGGCCTGGACGCCGGAGAAGACGGCCGCCAGCACCTCCGCGGCGGAGCCGGCGTCACCCAGCTGGTCGTGGCAGTAGGCGAACAGTCCTGCGGCGTGACGGTCGTAGAGCTCGGCGATCAGTTCGCCGCGCGAGCGCTGACCGAGGAGCTGTTGGGTCACGGGACCGGCTTCCTCTGGTGGTTCGGCGATCGGTGGTGAGCGGTGCGGCTGTGACGTCGGTGACGCACGGTGCCGGAGGGATCAACTCCAGCGATGTGGGTAATCATGTCAAGCCGGGGCATCTCCCGCACTACTGAATGCCCATTTGGCGAGAAATACACATGTTGATCTAGCTCATCGATCTTCCAGGGAAAAGCCAGGAAGACAGATCGGATAAGTGGGACATAGGCTGACTCGTGCGGGATCATGGGGCGGCTGGGCAGGGAGCCGTGGCCCTGCGAAAACAAGAGGTTGCGCATGATCACATTCAATGGTGTCACCAAGCGCTACGCCGACGGGACCGTCGCCGTGGACGGTCTGAGCCTCGACGTGCACACCGGGGGGATAACGGTCTTCGTCGGCCCGTCCGGATGCGGCAAGACGACGTCCCTCCGGATGATCAACCGGATGATCGACCCGACCGAGGGCCAGATCCTCCTGGACGGCGTCGACGTCACGACGATCGACCCGCCGACGCTGCGCCGGGGCATCGGCTACGTCATCCAGCAGGCAGGGCTCTTCCCGCACCGCAAGATCGTCGACAACGTGGCGACGGTGCCCCAGCTGCTGGGCTGGAGCAGGAAACGGGCACGTGACCGGGCCATGGAGTTGCTCGAACGCGTCGGCCTCGACCTGAAGCTGGCCGACCGCTATCCCTTCCAGCTCTCCGGCGGCCAGCAGCAGCGCGTCGGCGTGGCCCGCGCGCTGGCGGCCGACCCGCCGGTGCTGCTGATGGACGAGCCGTTCAGCGCCGTCGACCCGATCGTGCGCACGAGCCTTCAGGAGGAGCTGCTGCGGCTCCAGTCCGAGCTGCGCAAGACCATCGTGTTCGTCACCCACGACATCGACGAGGCCGTCAAGCTCGGCGACCGGGTGGCGGTCCTGCGCGTCGGCGGCCGGCTGGCCCAGCTCGACGACCCGGCGACGCTGCTGGCCCGCCCCGCCGACGACTTCGTCCGCGAGTTCCTCGGCCGTGACCGCGGCATCCGGCGGCTGTCGTTCATCTCCGCCGAGGGGATCGCGCTCCGCGCCGACCTGCTCGTCCCCGCCACCGCCGACGTGTCGGCCGTGCGCGACGCCGGCGAGCCCTGGCTGGCCGTGGTGGACGGCGACGGGCGCCCGCTGGGCTGGGCCGCCGCCAAGGACCTGCCCGACTCCGGCACCGTGGCCGACGCGGACCTCGTCCCGTCCGGGACGTTCGTCGCCGGACGCGACTCGATGCGCGCCGCGCTGGACGCGACGCTGCTGTCCCCGGCGGGCAACGCCGTCGCCGTGGACGAGTCGGGCCGGGCCGTGGGCGTCGTCACCCGCGAGGCGCTCGACGAGGCGCTGGCCGGGACGGCGGGAGGCGCCCGTGGATGAGGAGCCGCTGGTCCGCTGGGACTGGATCGGCCGTAACTGGCCCAGGATCCAGCCCCTGCTGGAGGACCACATCGTGATGGCGCTGGTGCCGGTCGTCATCGGGCTGCTCGTCGCGCTCCCGCTCGGGCTGGCCGGTGTCCGCTGGCGACGGCTCTACCAGCCGACCGTCGGCGTGATGAACGTGATCTACTCGCTTCCCTCGCTGGCCGTCTTCATCGTGCTCATCCCGATCACCGGCCTGGCGACCCGTACCACCGTCATGATCCCGCTCACCTTCTACGCCCTGGCGGTGCTGATCCCGGCGGTCGTCGACGGGCTGACCTCGGTTCCCGACCACGTGCGCCAGTCGGCGGTGGCCATGGGCTTCACCCCGCTGCGGCGACTGCTCCGGGTCGACCTGCCGATCGCCGTGCCCGTCGTGCTGGCCGGGCTCAGGGTGGCCACGGTCTCCAGCATCAGCCTGGTCAGCGTGGGTGCGCTGGTCGGCAGAGGCGGACTCGGCTACCTGTTCATCGACGGCTGGCAGCGGCAGTTCTACACCCCGATCGTCGTCGGCATCGTGCTGGTCGTGGTTCTCGCGGGCCTCGCCGACCTGATGCTGGTGCTGGCACAGCGCCTGCTCACCCCCTGGGCACGGGCGAGGGGGTCCGCGTGAACTGGCTGATCGACTTCTTCGGGGACCCGGCCAACTGGTCCGGCCCGGAGGGCATCCCCGTCCGGCTCCTGGAGCACCTGGAGTTCGCCGGGCTCTCACTGCTGCTGGCCATGCTGATCGCGATCCCGCTGGGGCTGTGGATCGGCCACACCGGGAGGGGTGCCCTGCTCGTGGTGCTCAGCGCCAACGCGGCCCGTGCCCTGCCGACGCTGGGCCTGCTGGTGCTCATCGTGCTGTTCATGGGCGTCGGCACCATCGTCCCGGTGCTGATCCCGCTGGTGGCGCTGGCCGTGCCGCCCATCCTGGTCAACACCTACGAGGGCATCCGCGGGGTGGACCCGGACCTGCGCGACGCCGCGTACGGCATGGGACTGCGGGGCGGGCAGGTGCTCGGCCGGGTGCTGGTGCCGGTGGCGCTGCCGCTCATCCTGCTCGGCCTGCGCCTGGCCGCGATCCAGGTGGTGGCGACCGCGACCGTGGCCGCGTACGTGGGCCTGGGCGGCCTGGGCCGTTACATCATCGACGGCCTGGCGACCAAGAACTACCCGAGCACGATCGGCGGGGCCGTCCTCGTGGCGCTGCTGGCCCTGCTCGTCCAGTTCGCGTTCGTCCTGGCGCAACGTGTCACGGTCTCACCGGGGGTGAGCGGGCGGCAGGACATCCGCTAATCTCCTAAACCCCCCGCTTTAGAAGGGAAATATACGATGAAGCGCCTGCTCAGCACCGCGGCGGTGATCCTCTCTGCCGTGTTCACCCTCACCGCGTGCGGCGGTGGTGACCCGCTCACCAGCGCCTCCGCGAGCCCGGCGGGCTCGGGCCCCGCGTCCGCGCCGGCGGGGGGGAAGGTCATCGTCGGATCGGCCAACTTCCCGGAGAACGTTCTGCTGGCCGAGATCTACGCCCAGGCTCTGGAGGCCAAGGGCGTGCAGGTCGAGCGGAAGCTCAACATCGGCAGCCGCGAGGTCCTCTACGACCAGATCAAGAGCGGCGGCCTGACCGTTCTGCCGGAGTACGTCGGCTCGCTGCTCGCCTTCGTCGACAACACGAGCACCCAGAAGAAGAAGGACGAGGTCGTCGCCGCGCTGAAGGAGAAGCTCCCGGCCGAGCTGGAGATCCTGCAGCCCGCCGCGGCCGAGGACAACAACTCGCTGACCGTCTCCAAGGAGACCGCCGCCAAGGACGGCCTCACCACGATCGAGGACCTCGTCAAGGTCGCCAAGAACTACACCGTGGGCGGCCCGCCGGAGTTCAAGAGCCGTCAGGAGAAGAACTTCAAGGACACCTACGGCCTGGAGTTCAAGGAGTGGAAGAAGACCGGTGACGCCACCGCCGACGCCATCAAGAACGGCACCGTCCAGGTCGGCAACGTCTTCACCACCGATCCGAAGATCATCATCAACGGCCTGGTCTCCCTCCAGGACACCAAGAGCGCCTTCGCCGCGGAGAACATCACGCCCCTGGTCAACAAGGCGGGGGTGAACGACACCGTGCGGACCACGCTCGACGCCGTGTCCGCCAAGCTCGACACCGCCGGGCTCGTCGCCCTCATGAAGCGCATCGCGGTCGACAAGGACGACGCCGCCGCGGTCGCCAAGGACTGGCTGAGCCAGAACGGCCTCGGCTAGCCGTCCCGGTTCCCGGCCGCACACGCCTCCCGTTGGCTCCCGGGCAGCCGTCCCGGGTCCGTGCGTGTGACGTGCGGGGTCTGTGCGCGTGACGTCCGCGTGATGTGCGGGGTTCGTGCGGGATCCGTGCGCGTGGCGTGCGGGGCCCGTCCGGGCCGTCGGTCCGGACGGGCGACCTCGCCCGGCTACGCACCCGATACGGGATGTTTCCCCAGATGAGACCGGTTCCCCGCTACGGTGAACCCCGGGGGTCATCATGAGGGCATTCATCGGGGCGGCGGTGCTGTTCATGGCCGCGGGGTGCGGCGCCACGGCCGAGGAGGCGACGGAACGGGCACCGGCCACCACGGCCGCGGAGAGCCGGGGCCACCTGAGCCCGACTCCCGCGCCGGCGGCCCGTATCCAGGTGAGCCCGGACCAGCACCGGATCCTGTCCGCCCAGTGTGAGTACGCCGACACCGAGGAACTGCGCGGGGAGTGCCGGTCGGCGGTCGAACGCGGGTACCGGGTGGGGGAGGAGAACCCCGCACTGGACTGCCGGAGGTACTCCGGGGTCAGCGTGTGCGGACCGCTCCCCCTCAGCGAGCGGGAGCGGCGGTGTGTCACGGACGCGGTGGCGGGCGGGACGACCCCGCGACGGGCCGAGGTGGAGTGCTACGTGAACTTCTGAGCCGGTGAAGCCCGTCCATCCCGCCGGGTGCCGCATGGGCTTCCGGTACGCGGGTGCCCTCCCGGCCGTTGCGTGTCACCTGGGCCTCCGGTACGCGGGGGCCTTCGGTTCGTCGGGTGCCGCCTGGGTTTCCGGTACGCGGGTGCCCTCCCGGCCCGATCCGTCGGTCCGTTCTTCGGAATGATGGGCCGCATGAGCGAGTTCATCGAGGCCATGGCCCAGGTGCCGACCGGTGTCACGGTCGTGACCGTCAAGGATGACCGTGACGACGTGGGTACCACGGTCGCCACCTTCGGCTCCGTCTCGCTGGACCCGCCGCTGGTGATGGTGAGCATGGACAACGCCGGCTACCTCAACGAACTGCTGCTCCGCCGTGACCGGTGGGCGGCCAGTGTGCTGTCGGCCGGGCAGAAGGCGATCGCCAGCCGCTTCGCCACTCCCGGCCGTCCCGGCGCCAGGTTGCTGCTCGCGGGCACGCCGCACCACCGTGGCGCGCACAGCGAGGCGCTCGTCGTGGACGGCGGCGTCACCGCCGTGGAGGCCGAGACCGTCAAGGTCGTCCCGGCCGGTGACCACACGCTCTTCGTCGCCCGGGTCCTCGGGGTCGACTACGTCGACTCCTCCGCCCAGCCTCTGACCCGCTACCGCGGTCGTTACCGCTGACCCGGTACCGCGGTCGTTACCGCGGCGGTTACCGCTGACCCGCTTACCGCTGACCCGCTTACCGCTGACCTGCGCCTGCACCCCGGAGACCGCTCCGAACCGGCTCCGGCTCGCGCGGCGGGGGAACCGTCGTGCGCGGGCCGCGTGCCATGTTCCGGGGGAGCGTCGCGCGGGCCGGGTGCCGGGGCGCCGCCGCGTGCCCACCGCGCCGGCTACTCGTACACCATCGGACTCGCCTCCAGCGCGTGGTGGGCGACGACGGTGACGTCGACGCCCGGCCGGGAGGCGAGCGCGGCCATCACCCGCCGGTGGACCATCGCCTTGCGCAGCGGCGGCATGTCGCGGAGGAGAGTCTCCCTGATCATGTCGTGTGCGAAGGACATCCGGTCACCGCGCGGGACCACCAGCCCGGCTCGGGCGGCCCGGTCCAGCAGGTCGTACGTCTCCACCCCGCTTATCTCGGCGACGAGGCCGGGATCGAAGTCCCGGCCGACCACCGCGGCCGTGACCAGCGTCTGCCCGGCTCCCGGCCCGAGGTCGGTCAGACACTGGCGGATCAGATCGGCCACCGCGTCGGGCACCGTGCCCGCGTCCCGTCCCTGTGCGAGCAGCCGGGCGCTCTCCCGGACGAAGAACGGGTTGCCCCCGGTGCGCTCGGCCAGCCACCGGATCGTGCACTCGTCCGCCTCCACCCCCGCGTCCGCCACGATGGCCCGGACAGCGGGCAGGCAGACCCCGGTGAGGCGCAGCCGGAGCAGGTTGTAACGGGCGAGCCGGCCCAGCAACTTCTCCGCCGCGCAGCCGGACACGCATCCCTCCGTGACGGCGATGTCGCGGAACGCGACGACCAGTGTGAGAGGGACGCTCCGGGCCAGGCCGTCGGTGAGCATGACCATGTCCCCGAGCAGTTCGAGCGAGGCCGGGTCCGCC contains:
- a CDS encoding flavin reductase family protein; protein product: MSEFIEAMAQVPTGVTVVTVKDDRDDVGTTVATFGSVSLDPPLVMVSMDNAGYLNELLLRRDRWAASVLSAGQKAIASRFATPGRPGARLLLAGTPHHRGAHSEALVVDGGVTAVEAETVKVVPAGDHTLFVARVLGVDYVDSSAQPLTRYRGRYR
- a CDS encoding RNA polymerase sigma factor, whose translation is MTQQLLGQRSRGELIAELYDRHAAGLFAYCHDQLGDAGSAAEVLAAVFSGVQAVEPPRAALYALARREIYLRDIVYCPPRTDLDPAVAFVDRVLREMRPHQREVLYLSGVRELDTAELSWVLDVAADTADELTVSACRGFARSLTTALAATRIPDPLREVFGALTVAPVRDVLNLAPWATPPAGLRAVVLGPQAAPVITARRSPSPRVKQLWPTTPAWPVPDTGGTAPRDATASPAPGAGGAASESPAAFPETAAFPEPATEDRFPDPFAPPNPDEVSAHEASTEPMPKLRGPMLDALDEAAVRPRRRRPQRPRPRGERPMSAPVPGDVLDDFAPHDDLLHPPSPRTRAIRPHTDRLVAAAPRDKVASPPGEAASPPDRAASPPGEAASPPGEAASSRDGSAPPDGETAPPRDEIAPPRDEAAAPSPATALDAPPSALPLPGWPLQTDQLDALAERERESERERKQDRAPLDLPRPVGLPESLNLPRPVGPSESLNLPRPVGLPDPVSPSRPAEQRDHSSVSGAQDPAPGTAHGTRPGTAQPSPPVSAAGRSPLRLPRWVMRDDLVDEPPSHSPTPHGLAPHSPTPPDLAPHSGSWDGTEAGPAPVPGIESTSPPPAGVEVSPAALSTPATPPPAPPTAPARAGGRGRATSGRRAAASGGRAASPRRASHRARRKHRAKARHHDWAWELIGFLIAVTIAMIVFFAVPMIITP
- a CDS encoding ABC transporter permease; this encodes MDEEPLVRWDWIGRNWPRIQPLLEDHIVMALVPVVIGLLVALPLGLAGVRWRRLYQPTVGVMNVIYSLPSLAVFIVLIPITGLATRTTVMIPLTFYALAVLIPAVVDGLTSVPDHVRQSAVAMGFTPLRRLLRVDLPIAVPVVLAGLRVATVSSISLVSVGALVGRGGLGYLFIDGWQRQFYTPIVVGIVLVVVLAGLADLMLVLAQRLLTPWARARGSA
- a CDS encoding ABC transporter ATP-binding protein — protein: MITFNGVTKRYADGTVAVDGLSLDVHTGGITVFVGPSGCGKTTSLRMINRMIDPTEGQILLDGVDVTTIDPPTLRRGIGYVIQQAGLFPHRKIVDNVATVPQLLGWSRKRARDRAMELLERVGLDLKLADRYPFQLSGGQQQRVGVARALAADPPVLLMDEPFSAVDPIVRTSLQEELLRLQSELRKTIVFVTHDIDEAVKLGDRVAVLRVGGRLAQLDDPATLLARPADDFVREFLGRDRGIRRLSFISAEGIALRADLLVPATADVSAVRDAGEPWLAVVDGDGRPLGWAAAKDLPDSGTVADADLVPSGTFVAGRDSMRAALDATLLSPAGNAVAVDESGRAVGVVTREALDEALAGTAGGARG
- a CDS encoding ABC transporter substrate-binding protein, with translation MKRLLSTAAVILSAVFTLTACGGGDPLTSASASPAGSGPASAPAGGKVIVGSANFPENVLLAEIYAQALEAKGVQVERKLNIGSREVLYDQIKSGGLTVLPEYVGSLLAFVDNTSTQKKKDEVVAALKEKLPAELEILQPAAAEDNNSLTVSKETAAKDGLTTIEDLVKVAKNYTVGGPPEFKSRQEKNFKDTYGLEFKEWKKTGDATADAIKNGTVQVGNVFTTDPKIIINGLVSLQDTKSAFAAENITPLVNKAGVNDTVRTTLDAVSAKLDTAGLVALMKRIAVDKDDAAAVAKDWLSQNGLG
- a CDS encoding ABC transporter permease, whose amino-acid sequence is MNWLIDFFGDPANWSGPEGIPVRLLEHLEFAGLSLLLAMLIAIPLGLWIGHTGRGALLVVLSANAARALPTLGLLVLIVLFMGVGTIVPVLIPLVALAVPPILVNTYEGIRGVDPDLRDAAYGMGLRGGQVLGRVLVPVALPLILLGLRLAAIQVVATATVAAYVGLGGLGRYIIDGLATKNYPSTIGGAVLVALLALLVQFAFVLAQRVTVSPGVSGRQDIR